In Cercospora beticola chromosome 3, complete sequence, the following proteins share a genomic window:
- the ANB1 gene encoding translation initiation factor eIF5A → MADNDAQHEHTFESADAGSSATFPMQCSALRKNGHVVIKNRPCKIVDMSTSKTGKHGHAKVHLVAIDIFTGKKLEDLSPSTHNMDVPNVSRREFQLLDVTDDGFLSLMSDDGSTKDDVKVPDGEAGEKINKLFNEEGKDVNVIILTAMGEEACIDAKEAPKG, encoded by the exons ATGGCGGACAACGATGCCCAG CATGAGCACACCTTCGAGAGCGCCGATGCTGGCTCCTCGGCCACCTTCCCAATGCAGTGCTCTGCTTTGAGGAAGAACGGCCACGTTGTCATCAAGAACCGCCCATGCAAGATCGTCGACATGTCCACCTCCAAGACCGGCAAGCACGGTCACGCCAAGGTCCACTTGGTCGCCATTGATATCTTCACCGGCAAGAAGTTGGAAGATCTGTCTCCATCTACCCACAACATGGACGTGCCAAACGTCAGCCGTCGCGAGTTCCAGCTT CTCGACGTCACTGACGATGGCTTCCTCTCCCTCATGTCTGATGATGGTAGCACCAAGGACGACGTCAAGGTCCCAGACGGAGAGGCTGGCGAGAAGATTAACAAGCTCTTCAACGAGGAGGGCAAGGATGTCAACGTCATCATTCTCACTGCCATGGGTGAGGAGGCTTGCATCGATGCCAAGGAG GCTCCAAAGGGTTAA
- a CDS encoding uncharacterized protein (BUSCO:EOG092621GA), with amino-acid sequence MSLWLNRFTDSSSSREPTPAPPANRTSSPVPRRGIQLGPSTSLPRRPGIQPRSSSLSVSSLAGSTDSLPAAARVPNGTNLKSQLAAGPSPDVSDTIDVLARILGSIEDVGEDDSNDYQATAAEIEFGDLSLEDFASVQTGSVPARDNGAKEHAVVLDVEKVKERFEDLHKSIVACDEVLKSVESYLTSFQAELASVSAEIETLQNRSMSLNNKLNNRKAVEKVLGPEVEAFSIPPGVVRKITEGAVDDQWLKALQELEKRSKAIDAKLKEGKDIKAAQDIRPFLNDVSTKAVERIRDYVVAQIKALRSPSINAQVIQQNSFLKYKDVFAFLTRQQPQLSEEISQAYINTMRWYYLHNFTRYRTALEKLNVHIIDQTETIAADSGVKRGLKSAAPHDAFSLGRRKDILRSGNDSALPSFAAEDDKGTHYLEVPFRTLNLALIDNACAEYSFLTEFFYKQPFQANNRRFNEIFQPTFDLGLSLTKQLIESSFDALGVLTCVRLSQHFAFELQRRKVPVAETYVNGTSMLLWPRFQQIIDAHCDSIRKTTASLSGKPAGSALSLTSSAGTAQTTAPHPITQRFANFLQGILALSGEAGDDEPLSNSLVRLRNEYETFLVKLSKGIAEARKRERFLYNNYSLVCTIIGDTEGKLADDIREHFTDLRDALGIDT; translated from the coding sequence ATGAGTTTGTGGCTCAACAGGTTCACCGATTCCTCCTCGTCCCGCGAGCCCACACCCGCCCCGCCCGCCAACAGAACATCGTCTCCCGTTCCGCGACGTGGCATACAGCTAGGCCCCAGCACCAGCCTGCCCCGACGACCTGGTATTCAACCGAGATCATCCTCACTTTCAGTCTCCTCGCTCGCAGGATCGACAGACAGTCTTCCAGCGGCGGCGAGAGTACCCAATGGCACAAATCTGAAGAGTCAGCTTGCAGCAGGACCGTCTCCGGATGTGTCTGATACCATAGATGTGCTGGCACGAATTCTGGGGTCCATCGAGGATGTTGGGGAGGACGATAGCAACGACTACCAAGCGACCGCGGCGGAGATCGAATTTGGCGACTTGAGTCTAGAGGACTTTGCTAGTGTCCAGACAGGTTCGGTGCCTGCTCGAGACAATGGCGCAAAGGAGCATGCTGTGGTACTGGACGTCGAGAAGGTGAAGGAGCGATTTGAAGATCTACACAAATCCATTGTAGCCTGCGATGAAGTTCTGAAATCTGTCGAGTCCTACCTTACCAGCTTTCAAGCAGAGTTGGCCTCCGTATCCGCCGAAATCGAAACATTACAGAACCGTTCCATGTCATTGAACAATAAGCTCAACAACAGGAAGGCAGTAGAAAAAGTGCTGGGACCAGAAGTTGAAGCGTTCAGCATACCACCCGGAGTCGTTAGGAAGATCACAGAAGGTGCCGTGGATGACCAATGGCTTAAAGCATTGcaggagctcgagaagcggTCCAAGGCTATTGACGCGAAACTCAAGGAGGGCAAAGATATCAAAGCCGCGCAAGATATCAGACCATTCCTCAATGACGTCTCTACAAAAGCAGTCGAGCGAATACGAGATTACGTGGTTGCGCAAATCAAGGCCCTTCGGTCGCCCAGCATCAACGCTCAAGTCATACAACAAAACAGCTTTCTCAAATACAAAGACGTGTTCGCGTTTCTGACTcggcaacaaccacaactTTCTGAGGAAATCTCCCAAGCATATATCAACACTATGCGCTGGTACTATCTGCACAACTTCACGCGATACAGGACTGCACTGGAGAAGCTGAACGTCCACATCATCGATCAGACAGAAACCATTGCAGCTGATAGTGGAGTGAAGCGAGGCCTCAAGAGTGCTGCACCTCATGATGCATTCTCGCTTGGTCGTCGAAAAGACATCTTGCGCAGTGGCAACGACTCTGCCTTGCCTTCCTTCGCAGCAGAAGATGACAAAGGCACGCACTATCTGGAAGTGCCATTTCGAACTTTGAACTTGGCTCTGATCGACAACGCTTGTGCCGAGTACTCATTCCTCACTGAGTTCTTCTACAAGCAGCCCTTCCAAGCCAATAATCGGAGGTTTAATGAAATATTCCAACCTACATTCGACCTCGGTCTGTCTCTGACGAAACAGCTGATTGAAAGTTCCTTTGACGCCCTGGGTGTGCTGACCTGCGTCCGTCTATCTCAACATTTCGCCTTCGAATTGCAACGCCGAAAAGTCCCAGTCGCCGAAACCTATGTCAACGGCACCAGCATGCTACTGTGGCCACGCTTCCAACAAATCATCGACGCCCACTGCGACTCAATTCGCAAAACCACAGCTTCACTCTCCGGCAAGCCTGCCGGGTCAGCGCTTAGCCTGACCAGCTCAGCTGGCACAGCACAAACTACAGCGCCTCACCCGATCACGCAACGCTTCGCCAACTTTCTGCAGGGCATTCTAGCGCTGAGCGGTGAAGCGGGCGACGATGAGCCACTTTCCAACAGTTTGGTCAGACTGCGGAATGAATACGAGACCTTCTTGGTGAAACTTAGCAAAGGCATTGCGGAGGCGAGGAAGCGGGAGAGGTTTTTGTATAACAATTACTCCCTGGTTTGTACGATTATTGGGGATACTGAGGGTAAACTAGCCGATGACATTAGGGAGCACTTCACGGATCTGAGAGATGCGTTGGGGATAGATACGTAG